In one window of Nothobranchius furzeri strain GRZ-AD chromosome 11, NfurGRZ-RIMD1, whole genome shotgun sequence DNA:
- the tfr1a gene encoding transferrin receptor protein 1 isoform X1, whose amino-acid sequence MLLPPQAPTCPCVISHILSSPCLSHFTFHSAKTEHHRGFCCHTSSPKEETMDQARSTISKIFNGEPHSYTRFNLTQNMEGDNSQVEMKLSSEVDEEVGGNGVGDHLSHNSNGKPYMVQKLKRTPKSLCFMAAVTLLIFIIGFLVGYTAHRRKETSPVCSASVLPFERAVAPETGAAPLMDWDKVKSLLNQRLTAAKIETAFSEFSKPSHRAGSPEDDYLGNKVLQRFKDYGMNTWNDEHFVKVQDPPASGSNRIIYKNDPEERPKGFLSYSGNGSVKGAALYACYGQESDFRLLRDKNINMNGRVMLVRAGKISFAEKVANAAKVNASAVLIYPDPADYSIGETTDLYGHVHLGSGDPYTPGFPSFNHTQFPPVESSGLPKIPAQTITSAMATKILWKLGGQSLPEGWEGFHKLGNENDTISVEVNNFLTEKKINNVFGVVKGLVDADRYVVIGAQRDAWGPGFAASTVGTSVLVELARSVSDMVEHDGFKPRRSIVFASWSAGEYGSVGATEWLEGYLSSLGMKAFSYINLDGIVTGRNGFKVAASPLMHTLIEKALNEVYYEDKSLSSQFAKSDWESNILEPMQMDNTAYPFLAFSGIPSMSFRFTSGRSSYQYLGTLLDTQEKLNAATSSQVPQLAAAAGRFAGSIALRLVHDHLLQMNLRKYDKVIRFNVAKINAKIKAVQRMQPQMLPKALTVQWLISASGSYGRASRSLETDVQNSNLDDIETCRIINDRIMSVERNFLSPYISPREIPFRHILMGTGSHTLQALSNHLDALKADNPEADADLFRHQFALATWTLQGCANSLAGDIWSLDNEI is encoded by the exons ATGCTCCTACCCCCCCAGGCCCCCACATGTCCCTGTGTCATATCTCATATCCTCTCTAGTCCTTGCCTTTCTCACTTCACCTTCCACTCGGCTAAAACGGAGCACCATCGAGGGTTCTGCTGCCATACGTCT AGTCCTAAAGAGGAAACCATGGACCAAGCAAGGTCGACGATATCCAAAATT TTTAATGGGGAGCCTCACTCCTACACCCGATTCAACTTGACCCAGAACATGGAGGGAGACAACAGCCAGGTGGAGATGAAGCTGTCCTCTGAGGTGGATGAGGAGGTTGGGGGAAACGGCGTGGGAGACCACCTCAGTCACAACTCTAACGGAAAACCCTACATGGTTCAGAAACTGAAGCGCACACCAAAGAGCCTCTGCTTCATGGCAGCCGTTACCCTTCTCATCTTCATCATTG GGTTCTTGGTTGGCTACACGGCTCATCGGAGAAAAGAGACGTCTCCTGTCTGCTCTGCTTCTGTTCTTCCCTTTGAACGAGCCGTTGCCCCTGAGACCGGTGCTGCTCCTCTGATGGACTGGGACAAAGTCAAAAGTCTCCTCAACCAAAGACTCACAGCTGCCAAAATAGAAACGGCCTTCAG TGAGTTTTCTAAACCGAGCCACCGAGCTGGTTCTCCTGAAGATGACTATCTAGGGAACAAGGTGCTCCAGAGGTTTAAAGACTATGGCATGAACACCTGGAATGATGAGCACTTTGTTAAGGTTCAGGACCCTCCAGCATCTGGCTCTAATAGAATCATCTACAAGAACGATCCAGAGGAGCGTCCGAAGGGCTTCTTGTCTTACAGCGGCAACGGATCAGTGAAG GGTGCAGCGCTGTACGCTTGTTATGGACAGGAGAGTGACTTTAGGTTACTGAGGGACAAGAACATCAACATGAACGGCAGAGTCATGCTGGTCAGAGCTGGAAAGATCAGCTTTGCTGAGAAG GTGGCCAATGCTGCTAAAGTGAACGCCTCGGCCGTGTTGATCTACCCCGACCCCGCTGATTACTCTATTGGAGAGACCACGGACCTCTATGGACAT GTCCACCTGGGTTCTGGTGATCCCTACACCCCAGGCTTTCCCTCCTTCAATCACACCCAGTTCCCTCCTGTGGAGTCTTCAGGGCTGCCAAAAATCCCGGCTCAGACCATCACCAGCGCCATGGCAACCAAAATTCTGTG GAAGCTTGGTGGTCAGAGTCTTCCTGAAGGATGGGAAGGTTTCCACAAATTGGGAAATGAGAATGACACGATCAGTGTGGAGGTCAACAACTTTCTAACTGAGAAGAAGATCAACAACGTGTTTGGGGTCGTCAAAGGTTTAGTGGATGCAG ACCGATACGTGGTTATCGGTGCCCAGAGGGACGCGTGGGGTCCAGGCTTCGCTGCATCAACCGTTGGTACCAGCGTCCTGGTGGAACTGGCGCGTTCGGTCTCAGACATGGTGGAGCATG ATGGGTTTAAGCCAAGGAGGAGCATCGTGTTTGCCAGCTGGAGTGCAGGAGAATACGGAAGCGTTGGCGCCACCGAGTGGTTGGAG GGATATTTATCTTCTCTGGGTATGAAAGCTTTCTCCTACATCAACCTGGACGGCATTGTGACAG GTCGGAATGGATTTAAAGTAGCAGCCAGTCCTTTGATGCACACACtgattgaaaaagccttgaatgAG GTTTACTACGAGGATAAGTCTCTTTCTTCTCAATTTGCAAAAAGCGACTGGGAGTCAAATAT TTTGGAGCCAATGCAGATGGATAACACTGCCTATCCTTTCCTTGCCTTTTCTGGAATTCCCTCAATGTCATTCCGATTCACCTCAGGCAGATCG AGCTACCAATACTTGGGGACGTTGTTGGACACCCAAGAGAAACTGAACGCTGCTACGTCCAGTCAGGTTCCTCAGCTGGCTGCAGCCGCCGGTCGGTTTGCAGGTTCTATAGCGCTGAGGCTGGTCCATGACCATCTGCTGCAGATGAACCTGAGGAAGTACGACAAGGTCATCCGCTTTAATGTGGCGAAGATCAATGCAAAGATAAAGGCTGTTCAAAGG ATGCAGCCCCAGATGTTGCCCAAGGCCCTGACCGTACAGTGGCTGATCTCCGCCTCAGGTTCCTACGGCCGTGCCTCTCGCAGCCTGGAAACAGACGTTCAGAACAGTAACCTGGACGACATTGAGACATGTCGCATCATCAACGACCGCATCATGTCG GTGGAACGGAACTTCCTGTCTCCCTACATTTCTCCCAGAGAGATTCCTTTTCGTCACATCCTGATGGGCACAGGATCACACACCCTCCAAGCTCTCTCTAACCACCTTGATGCTCTCAAGGCCGACAACCCCGAGGCGGACGCTGACCTGTTCCGCCACCAGTTCGCCCTGGCGACCTGGACCCTTCAGGGC
- the tfr1a gene encoding transferrin receptor protein 1 isoform X2, whose protein sequence is MDQARSTISKIFNGEPHSYTRFNLTQNMEGDNSQVEMKLSSEVDEEVGGNGVGDHLSHNSNGKPYMVQKLKRTPKSLCFMAAVTLLIFIIGFLVGYTAHRRKETSPVCSASVLPFERAVAPETGAAPLMDWDKVKSLLNQRLTAAKIETAFSEFSKPSHRAGSPEDDYLGNKVLQRFKDYGMNTWNDEHFVKVQDPPASGSNRIIYKNDPEERPKGFLSYSGNGSVKGAALYACYGQESDFRLLRDKNINMNGRVMLVRAGKISFAEKVANAAKVNASAVLIYPDPADYSIGETTDLYGHVHLGSGDPYTPGFPSFNHTQFPPVESSGLPKIPAQTITSAMATKILWKLGGQSLPEGWEGFHKLGNENDTISVEVNNFLTEKKINNVFGVVKGLVDADRYVVIGAQRDAWGPGFAASTVGTSVLVELARSVSDMVEHDGFKPRRSIVFASWSAGEYGSVGATEWLEGYLSSLGMKAFSYINLDGIVTGRNGFKVAASPLMHTLIEKALNEVYYEDKSLSSQFAKSDWESNILEPMQMDNTAYPFLAFSGIPSMSFRFTSGRSSYQYLGTLLDTQEKLNAATSSQVPQLAAAAGRFAGSIALRLVHDHLLQMNLRKYDKVIRFNVAKINAKIKAVQRMQPQMLPKALTVQWLISASGSYGRASRSLETDVQNSNLDDIETCRIINDRIMSVERNFLSPYISPREIPFRHILMGTGSHTLQALSNHLDALKADNPEADADLFRHQFALATWTLQGCANSLAGDIWSLDNEI, encoded by the exons ATGGACCAAGCAAGGTCGACGATATCCAAAATT TTTAATGGGGAGCCTCACTCCTACACCCGATTCAACTTGACCCAGAACATGGAGGGAGACAACAGCCAGGTGGAGATGAAGCTGTCCTCTGAGGTGGATGAGGAGGTTGGGGGAAACGGCGTGGGAGACCACCTCAGTCACAACTCTAACGGAAAACCCTACATGGTTCAGAAACTGAAGCGCACACCAAAGAGCCTCTGCTTCATGGCAGCCGTTACCCTTCTCATCTTCATCATTG GGTTCTTGGTTGGCTACACGGCTCATCGGAGAAAAGAGACGTCTCCTGTCTGCTCTGCTTCTGTTCTTCCCTTTGAACGAGCCGTTGCCCCTGAGACCGGTGCTGCTCCTCTGATGGACTGGGACAAAGTCAAAAGTCTCCTCAACCAAAGACTCACAGCTGCCAAAATAGAAACGGCCTTCAG TGAGTTTTCTAAACCGAGCCACCGAGCTGGTTCTCCTGAAGATGACTATCTAGGGAACAAGGTGCTCCAGAGGTTTAAAGACTATGGCATGAACACCTGGAATGATGAGCACTTTGTTAAGGTTCAGGACCCTCCAGCATCTGGCTCTAATAGAATCATCTACAAGAACGATCCAGAGGAGCGTCCGAAGGGCTTCTTGTCTTACAGCGGCAACGGATCAGTGAAG GGTGCAGCGCTGTACGCTTGTTATGGACAGGAGAGTGACTTTAGGTTACTGAGGGACAAGAACATCAACATGAACGGCAGAGTCATGCTGGTCAGAGCTGGAAAGATCAGCTTTGCTGAGAAG GTGGCCAATGCTGCTAAAGTGAACGCCTCGGCCGTGTTGATCTACCCCGACCCCGCTGATTACTCTATTGGAGAGACCACGGACCTCTATGGACAT GTCCACCTGGGTTCTGGTGATCCCTACACCCCAGGCTTTCCCTCCTTCAATCACACCCAGTTCCCTCCTGTGGAGTCTTCAGGGCTGCCAAAAATCCCGGCTCAGACCATCACCAGCGCCATGGCAACCAAAATTCTGTG GAAGCTTGGTGGTCAGAGTCTTCCTGAAGGATGGGAAGGTTTCCACAAATTGGGAAATGAGAATGACACGATCAGTGTGGAGGTCAACAACTTTCTAACTGAGAAGAAGATCAACAACGTGTTTGGGGTCGTCAAAGGTTTAGTGGATGCAG ACCGATACGTGGTTATCGGTGCCCAGAGGGACGCGTGGGGTCCAGGCTTCGCTGCATCAACCGTTGGTACCAGCGTCCTGGTGGAACTGGCGCGTTCGGTCTCAGACATGGTGGAGCATG ATGGGTTTAAGCCAAGGAGGAGCATCGTGTTTGCCAGCTGGAGTGCAGGAGAATACGGAAGCGTTGGCGCCACCGAGTGGTTGGAG GGATATTTATCTTCTCTGGGTATGAAAGCTTTCTCCTACATCAACCTGGACGGCATTGTGACAG GTCGGAATGGATTTAAAGTAGCAGCCAGTCCTTTGATGCACACACtgattgaaaaagccttgaatgAG GTTTACTACGAGGATAAGTCTCTTTCTTCTCAATTTGCAAAAAGCGACTGGGAGTCAAATAT TTTGGAGCCAATGCAGATGGATAACACTGCCTATCCTTTCCTTGCCTTTTCTGGAATTCCCTCAATGTCATTCCGATTCACCTCAGGCAGATCG AGCTACCAATACTTGGGGACGTTGTTGGACACCCAAGAGAAACTGAACGCTGCTACGTCCAGTCAGGTTCCTCAGCTGGCTGCAGCCGCCGGTCGGTTTGCAGGTTCTATAGCGCTGAGGCTGGTCCATGACCATCTGCTGCAGATGAACCTGAGGAAGTACGACAAGGTCATCCGCTTTAATGTGGCGAAGATCAATGCAAAGATAAAGGCTGTTCAAAGG ATGCAGCCCCAGATGTTGCCCAAGGCCCTGACCGTACAGTGGCTGATCTCCGCCTCAGGTTCCTACGGCCGTGCCTCTCGCAGCCTGGAAACAGACGTTCAGAACAGTAACCTGGACGACATTGAGACATGTCGCATCATCAACGACCGCATCATGTCG GTGGAACGGAACTTCCTGTCTCCCTACATTTCTCCCAGAGAGATTCCTTTTCGTCACATCCTGATGGGCACAGGATCACACACCCTCCAAGCTCTCTCTAACCACCTTGATGCTCTCAAGGCCGACAACCCCGAGGCGGACGCTGACCTGTTCCGCCACCAGTTCGCCCTGGCGACCTGGACCCTTCAGGGC